Proteins co-encoded in one Homo sapiens chromosome 6 genomic scaffold, GRCh38.p14 alternate locus group ALT_REF_LOCI_3 HSCHR6_MHC_DBB_CTG1 genomic window:
- the SLC39A7 gene encoding zinc transporter SLC39A7 isoform 1 precursor (isoform 1 precursor is encoded by transcript variant 1), translated as MARGLGAPHWVAVGLLTWATLGLLVAGLGGHDDLHDDLQEDFHGHSHRHSHEDFHHGHSHAHGHGHTHESIWHGHTHDHDHGHSHEDLHHGHSHGYSHESLYHRGHGHDHEHSHGGYGESGAPGIKQDLDAVTLWAYALGATVLISAAPFFVLFLIPVESNSPRHRSLLQILLSFASGGLLGDAFLHLIPHALEPHSHHTLEQPGHGHSHSGQGPILSVGLWVLSGIVAFLVVEKFVRHVKGGHGHSHGHGHAHSHTRGSHGHGRQERSTKEKQSSEEEEKETRGVQKRRGGSTVPKDGPVRPQNAEEEKRGLDLRVSGYLNLAADLAHNFTDGLAIGASFRGGRGLGILTTMTVLLHEVPHEVGDFAILVQSGCSKKQAMRLQLLTAVGALAGTACALLTEGGAVGSEIAGGAGPGWVLPFTAGGFIYVATVSVLPELLREASPLQSLLEVLGLLGGVIMMVLIAHLE; from the exons ATGGCCAGAGGCCTGGGGGCCCCCCACTGGGTGGCCGTGGGACTGCTGACCTGGGCGACCTTGGGGCTTCTGGTGGCTGGACTCGGGGGTCATGACGACCTGCACGACGATCTGCAAGAGGACTTCCATGGCCACAGCCACAGGCACTCACATGAAGATTTCCACCATGGCCACAGCCATGCCCATGGCCATGGCCACACTCACGAGAGCATCTGGCATGGACATACCCACGATCACGACCATGGACATTCACATGAGGATTTACACCATGGCCATAGCCATGGCTACTCCCATGAGAGCCTCTACCACAGAGGACATGGACATGACCATGAGCATAGCCATGGAGGCTATGGGGAGTCTGGGGCTCCAGGCATCAAGCAGGACCTGGATGCTGTCACTCTCTGGGCTTAT GCACTGGGGGCCACAGTGCTGATCTCAGCAGCTCCATTTTTTGTCCTCTTCCTTATCCCCGTGGAGTCGAACTCTCCCCGGCATCGCTCTCTACTTCAGATCTTGCTCAGTTTTGCTTCCGGTGGGCTCCTGGGAGATGCTTTCCTGCACCTCATTCCTCATGCTCTTG AACCTCATTCTCACCACACTCTGGAGCAACCCGGACATGGACACTCCCACAGTG GCCAGGGCCCCATTCTGTCTGTGGGACTGTGGGTTCTCAGTGGAATTGTTGCCTTTCTTGTCGTGGAGAAATTTGTGAGACATGTGAAAGGAGGACATGGTCACAGTCATGGACATGGACACGCTCACAGTCATACACGTGGAAGTCATGGACATGGAAGACAAG AGCGTTCTACCAAGGAGAAGCAGAgctcagaggaagaagaaaaggaaacaagaggGGTTCAGAAGAGGCGAGGAGGGAGCACAGTACCCAAAGATGGGCCAGTGAGACCTCAGAacgctgaagaagaaaaaagaggcttAG ACCTGCGTGTGTCGGGGTACCTGAATCTGGCTGCTGACTTGGCACACAACTTCACTGATGGTCTGGCCATTGGGGCTTCCTTTCGAGGGGGCCGGGGACTAGGGATCCTGACCACAATGACTGTCCTGCTACATGAAGTGCCCCACGAGGTCGGAGACTTTGCCATCTTGGTCCAGTCTGGCTGCAGCAAAAAGCAG GCGATGCGTCTGCAACTACTGACAGCAGTAGGGGCACTGGCAGGCACAGCCTGTGCCCTTCTCACTGAAGGAGGAGCAGTGGGCAGTGAAATTGCAGGTGGTGCAGGTCCTGGCTGGGTCCTGCCATTTACTGCAGGTGGCTTTATCTACGTAGCAACAGTGTCTGTGTTGCCCGAGCTGCTGAGGGAGGCATCACCATTGCAATCACTTCTGGAGGTGCTGGGGCTGCTGGGGGGAGTTATCATGATGGTGCTGATTGCCCACCTTGAGTGA
- the SLC39A7 gene encoding zinc transporter SLC39A7 isoform 2 (isoform 2 is encoded by transcript variant 3) has protein sequence MTTCTTICKRTSMATATVLISAAPFFVLFLIPVESNSPRHRSLLQILLSFASGGLLGDAFLHLIPHALEPHSHHTLEQPGHGHSHSGQGPILSVGLWVLSGIVAFLVVEKFVRHVKGGHGHSHGHGHAHSHTRGSHGHGRQERSTKEKQSSEEEEKETRGVQKRRGGSTVPKDGPVRPQNAEEEKRGLDLRVSGYLNLAADLAHNFTDGLAIGASFRGGRGLGILTTMTVLLHEVPHEVGDFAILVQSGCSKKQAMRLQLLTAVGALAGTACALLTEGGAVGSEIAGGAGPGWVLPFTAGGFIYVATVSVLPELLREASPLQSLLEVLGLLGGVIMMVLIAHLE, from the exons ATGACGACCTGCACGACGATCTGCAAGAGGACTTCCATGGCCACAGCCACAG TGCTGATCTCAGCAGCTCCATTTTTTGTCCTCTTCCTTATCCCCGTGGAGTCGAACTCTCCCCGGCATCGCTCTCTACTTCAGATCTTGCTCAGTTTTGCTTCCGGTGGGCTCCTGGGAGATGCTTTCCTGCACCTCATTCCTCATGCTCTTG AACCTCATTCTCACCACACTCTGGAGCAACCCGGACATGGACACTCCCACAGTG GCCAGGGCCCCATTCTGTCTGTGGGACTGTGGGTTCTCAGTGGAATTGTTGCCTTTCTTGTCGTGGAGAAATTTGTGAGACATGTGAAAGGAGGACATGGTCACAGTCATGGACATGGACACGCTCACAGTCATACACGTGGAAGTCATGGACATGGAAGACAAG AGCGTTCTACCAAGGAGAAGCAGAgctcagaggaagaagaaaaggaaacaagaggGGTTCAGAAGAGGCGAGGAGGGAGCACAGTACCCAAAGATGGGCCAGTGAGACCTCAGAacgctgaagaagaaaaaagaggcttAG ACCTGCGTGTGTCGGGGTACCTGAATCTGGCTGCTGACTTGGCACACAACTTCACTGATGGTCTGGCCATTGGGGCTTCCTTTCGAGGGGGCCGGGGACTAGGGATCCTGACCACAATGACTGTCCTGCTACATGAAGTGCCCCACGAGGTCGGAGACTTTGCCATCTTGGTCCAGTCTGGCTGCAGCAAAAAGCAG GCGATGCGTCTGCAACTACTGACAGCAGTAGGGGCACTGGCAGGCACAGCCTGTGCCCTTCTCACTGAAGGAGGAGCAGTGGGCAGTGAAATTGCAGGTGGTGCAGGTCCTGGCTGGGTCCTGCCATTTACTGCAGGTGGCTTTATCTACGTAGCAACAGTGTCTGTGTTGCCCGAGCTGCTGAGGGAGGCATCACCATTGCAATCACTTCTGGAGGTGCTGGGGCTGCTGGGGGGAGTTATCATGATGGTGCTGATTGCCCACCTTGAGTGA
- the HSD17B8 gene encoding (3R)-3-hydroxyacyl-CoA dehydrogenase: MASQLQNRLRSALALVTGAGSGIGRAVSVRLAGEGATVAACDLDRAAAQETVRLLGGPGSKEGPPRGNHAAFQADVSEARAARCLLEQVQACFSRPPSVVVSCAGITQDEFLLHMSEDDWDKVIAVNLKGTFLVTQAAAQALVSNGCRGSIINISSIVGKVGNVGQTNYAASKAGVIGLTQTAARELGRHGIRCNSVLPGFIATPMTQKVPQKVVDKITEMIPMGHLGDPEDVADVVAFLASEDSGYITGTSVEVTGGLFM; the protein is encoded by the exons ATGGCGTCTCAGCTCCAGAACCGACTCCGCTCCGCACTGGCCTTGGTCACAG GTGCGGGGAGCGGCATCGGCCGAGCGGTCAGTGTACGCCTGGCCGGAGAGGGGGCCACCGTAGCTGCCTGCGACCTGGACCGGGCAGCGGCACAGGAGACGGTGCGGCTGCTGGGCGGGCCAGGGAGCAAGGAGGGGCCGCCCCGAGGGAACCATGCTGCCTTCCAGGCTGACGTGTCTGAGGCCAGGGCCGCCAGGTGCCTGCTGGAACAAGTGCAG GCCTGCTTTTCTCGCCCACCATCTGTCGTTGTGTCCTGTGCGGGCATCACCCAGGATGAGTTTCTGCTGCACATGTCTGAGGATGACTGGGACAAAGTCATAGCTGTCAACCTCAAG GGCACCTTCCTAGTCACTCAGGCTGCAGCACAAGCCCTGGTGTCCAATGGTTGTCGTGGTTCCATCATCAACATCAGTAGCATCGTAGGAAAG GTGGGGAACGTGGGGCAGACAAACTATGCAGCATCCAAGGCTGGAGTGATTGGGCTGACCCAGACCGCAGCCCGGGAGCTTGGACG ACATGGGATCCGCTGTAACTCTGTCCTCCCAGGGTTCATTGCAACACCCATGACACAGAAAGTGCCACAGAAAGTGGTGGACAAG ATTACTGAAATGATCCCGATGGGACACTTGGGGGACCCTGAGG ATGTGGCAGATGTGGTCGCATTCTTGGCATCTGAAGATAGTGGATACATCACAGGGACCTCAGTGGAAGTCACTG GAGGTCTTTTCATGTAA
- the RING1 gene encoding E3 ubiquitin-protein ligase RING1, whose product MTTPANAQNASKTWELSLYELHRTPQEAIMDGTEIAVSPRSLHSELMCPICLDMLKNTMTTKECLHRFCSDCIVTALRSGNKECPTCRKKLVSKRSLRPDPNFDALISKIYPSREEYEAHQDRVLIRLSRLHNQQALSSSIEEGLRMQAMHRAQRVRRPIPGSDQTTTMSGGEGEPGEGEGDGEDVSSDSAPDSAPGPAPKRPRGGGAGGSSVGTGGGGTGGVGGGAGSEDSGDRGGTLGGGTLGPPSPPGAPSPPEPGGEIELVFRPHPLLVEKGEYCQTRYVKTTGNATVDHLSKYLALRIALERRQQQEAGEPGGPGGGASDTGGPDGCGGEGGGAGGGDGPEEPALPSLEGVSEKQYTIYIAPGGGAFTTLNGSLTLELVNEKFWKVSRPLELCYAPTKDPK is encoded by the exons ATGACGACGCCGGCGAATGCCCAGAATGCCAGCAAAACGTGGGAACTGAGTCTGTATGAGCTGCACCGGACCCCGCAG GAAGCCATAATGGATGGCACAGAGATTGCTGTTTCCCCTCGGTCACTGCATTCAGAACTCATGTGCCCTATCTGCCTGGACATGCTGAAGAATACGATGACCACCAAGGAGTGCCTCCACAGATTCTGCTCTGACTGCATTGTCACAGCCCTACGGAGCGG GAACAAGGAGTGTCCTACCTGCCGAAAGAAGCTGGTGTCCAAGCGATCCCTACGGCCAGACCCCAACTTTGATGCCCTGATCTCTAAGATCTATCCTAGCCGGGAGGAATACGAGGCCCATCAAGACCGAGTGCTTATCCGCCTGAGCCGCCTGCACAACCAGCAGGCATTGAGCTCCAGCATTGAGGAGGGGCTACGCATGCAGGCCATGCACAG GGCCCAGCGTGTGAGGCGGCCGATACCAGGGTCAGATCAGACCACAACGATGAGTGGGGGGGAAGGAGAGCccggggagggagaaggggatggAGAAGATGTGAGCTCAGACTCCGCCCCTGACTCTGCCCCAGGCCCTGCTCCCAAGCGACCCCGTGGAGGGGGCGCAGGGGGGAGCAGTGTAGGGACAGGGGGAGGCGGCactggtggggtgggtgggggtgccGGTTCGGAAGACTCTGGTGACCGGGGAGGGACTCTGGGAGGGGGAACGCTGGGCCCCCCAAGCCCTCCTGGGGCCCCCAGCCCCCCAGAGCCAGGTGGAGAAATTGAGCTCGTGTTCCGGCCCCACCCCCTGCTCGTGGAGAAGGGAGAATACTGCCAGACGAG GTATGTGAAGACAACTGGGAATGCCACAGTGGACCACCTCTCCAAGTACTTGGCCCTGCGCATTGCCCTCGAGCGGAGGCAACAGCAGGAAGCAGGGGAGCCAGGAGGGCCTGGAGGGGGCGCCTCTGACACCGGAGGACCTGATGGGTGTGGCGGGGAGGGTGGGGGTGCCGGAGGAGGTGACGGTCCTGAGGAGCCTGCtttgcccagcctggagggcGTCAGTGAAAAGCAGTACACCATCTACATCGCACCTGGAGGCGGGGCGTTCACG ACGTTGAATGGCTCGCTGACCCTGGAGCTGGTGAATGAGAAATTCTGGAAGGTGTCCCGGCCACTGGAGCTGTGCTATGCTCCCACCAAGGATCCAAAGTGA